From the genome of Raphanus sativus cultivar WK10039 unplaced genomic scaffold, ASM80110v3 Scaffold1113, whole genome shotgun sequence, one region includes:
- the LOC108810235 gene encoding uncharacterized protein LOC108810235 yields MAFNLQNMVEEYDETLSEIIHLSTVRPLSLVEWNYVLDEVKQARDVGVDHLGWLFPVTDAGDIPVFSTGLYRVETRSVRDHYPWTPVHGPYGGGFTIPYIQHPQEDDPVGMHALRGTYADLPLHGQFLRRQVGWRSTEADGAKPGDVLVHYLMVDEPL; encoded by the exons ATGGCTTTCAATCTTCAGAACATGGTTGAAGAGTACGACGAGACACTCTCGGAGATCATTCACCTCTCGACGGTTCGACCCCTCAGCTTGGTCGAGTGGAACTACGTCCTGGATGAAGTGAAGCAGGCGAGAGATGTGGGCGTTGACCATCTCGGGTGGCTCTTTCCAGTCACCGATGCGGGGGACATCCCTGTGTTCAGCACAGGGTTGTACAGGGTGGAGACCCGTTCTGTGAGGGACCATTACCCATGGACCCCTGTCCACGGGCCTTACGGAGGAGGGTTTACCATTCCCTACATCCAG CACCCTCAGGAGGACGACCCTGTCGGTATGCATGCCCTAAGAGGCACCTACGCAGACCTTCCGCTGCATGGCCAGTTCCTCCGTCGTCAGGTCGGGTGGAGGTCTACTGAGGCTGATGGAGCCAAACCTGGGGATGTGCTTGTGCACTACCTCATGGTTGATGAGCCGCTCTAG
- the LOC108807799 gene encoding putative F-box/kelch-repeat protein At2g44030 produces MMKKKKSSSESLPPSFLSLPYDIVFNTLARISRTNYPILSLVSKRFRSLLASPDLEAARSLVGRPEKYLHVCLNLNNNNNNLNPNPSWFILSQHKLIPTPSFPYRHLNSSSVVSTDSETYVIGGGLVVNGSKKRSKRVFRIDFKTHQWSELPNMRLPRKEAVVEVMDGKIFVIGGCSGKYSTKDENYGEVYDPNTQTWEPTSATTLDLPNHTKQQHDTRSTRPSSVETENNLWLGAIVRNGELRCGVWFRWSKVVGLEAISSNYLISVTNSCHDKSVVVWWKTNYAEECKTEIWCAQILIEICDPMKVRGFIEWSQSVFTFQGCHDSDELLLHSALVTHEF; encoded by the exons atgatgaagaagaagaagtcatcATCAGAGTCTCTTCCTCCGTCGTTTTTGTCGTTACCGTACGACATCGTCTTCAACACTCTGGCTAGGATCTCTCGGACCAATTATCCAATCCTGTCTCTTGTCTCCAAGAGATTCCGTTCACTCTTGGCTTCGCCTGACCTCGAGGCCGCACGATCACTCGTCGGAAGACCCGAGAAGTACCTCCACGTCTGCTTAAACctcaataacaacaacaacaacctaaaccctaaccctagcTGGTTCATACTTTCCCAACATAAGTTGATACCAACCCCTTCGTTTCCTTACCGACATCTCAACTCCTCGAGCGTTGTCTCAACTGACTCGGAGACTTACGTAATCGGCGGAGGACTCGTGGTGAACGGAAGCAAGAAAAGAAGCAAAAGAGTGTTTAGAATCGATTTTAAAACCCATCAGTGGAGTGAACTCCCCAACATGCGTCTTCCTCGAAAAGAAGCAGTCGTTGAGGTGATGGACGGTAAGATATTTGTGATTGGAGGCTGCAGCGGCAAGTACTCTACCAAAGACGAGAATTACGGAGAGGTTTACGACCCAAATACACAAACTTGGGAGCCCACAAGTGCCACAACACTCGATCTACCCAATCACACCAAACAACAACATGACACGAG GTCCACCAGGCCGTCCTCGGTAGAGACAGAGAATAATTTGTGGTTGGGAGCAATAGTTCGCAATGGTGAACTACGCTGCGGTGTCTGGTTTCGGTGGAGTAAAGTTGTGGGACTTGAAGCTATATCCTCTAATTATCTTATTTCGGTGACGAACTCTTGCCACGACAAGAGTGTTGTAGTTTGGTGGAAGACTAATTATGCCGAGGAGTGTAAAACTGAGATTTGGTGTGCACAGATTTTGATTGAGATCTGCGATCCCATGAAGGTTCGAGGATTCATAGAGTGGTCTCAGAGTGTGTTTACCTTCCAGGGATGTCATGATTCTGATGAACTCCTTTTGCACTCTGCTTTAGTAACTCATGAGTTTTGA